In one window of Tubulanus polymorphus chromosome 3, tnTubPoly1.2, whole genome shotgun sequence DNA:
- the LOC141901410 gene encoding DENN domain-containing protein 11-like isoform X1: protein MAEDEKSPLLDNFESNSVEYRGNNRDNTIRHRLHNNENRTGLPGHQDGVERGTISASTSASNLTDADYIVSIFVIAFDTRTGNMVEWCLPEDADLDGVEFKAMASGSHTLHRDFVYFRKGELYGLACFENMPVESEIERGARMKSVGILATSYTLLYRHMQFLETQVRFHLKSPGVFDQLEAFYNKYSLFLHQLEIPGKYTQLKAFYNDKKGVLASSVSTDSIHLHTPVSTPSSEILPELKITHPAGCFSQFIKFFGEQIFILWKYILLQKRILFFSPPPIGVVCYRVYCACCLGNHSVMELSGRECKPHFYVNVADIETLETEMSYIACTTEKIFECKTQLYDIYVDNQNVLAQSAALKEILRVSDSDRDKLAKLNNQRSASLFSREELGETDALDEEDVFTEFFYEQNTKLFQTLLDVSASQDRQLTGDHMKLMGLDPVGDRPFLMELVETYGIDVMLMVDNPCCPR, encoded by the exons ATGGCTGAGGATGAGAAATCTCCGCTTTTGGACAATTTCGAGTCGAATTCTGTGGAATATCGGGGCAACAACAGGGATAATACCATCAGACATCGACTTCACAATAACGAAAATAGGACAGGATTGCCCGGCCACCAGGATGGGGTCGAACGCGGGACTATTAGCGCCAGTACATCGGCTTCCAATTTGACAGATGCGGATTATATAGTGTCAATATTTGTGATAGCTTTCGACACACGAACTG GTAACATGGTTGAGTGGTGCCTGCCAGAAGATGCCGACCTTGATGGGGTTGAATTTAAAGCTATGGCGAGTGGTTCACATACCCTTCACCGGGATTTTGT CTACTTCAGAAAAGGTGAACTTTATGGTTTGGCGTGTTTCGAAAATATGCCAGTCGAGAGCGAAATCGAAAGAGGTGCTAGAATGAAGTCTGTCGGTATACTGGCGACATCATACACTTTACTATACCGACATATGCAGTTTCTTGAAACTCAAGTACG GTTTCATTTAAAATCTCCGGGTGTATTTGACCAATTAGAAGCGTTTTATAATAAATACAGTTTGTTCTT GCATCAGTTAGAGATTCCAGGGAAATACACGCAATTGAAGGCATTTTACAACGATAAAAAAGGAGTGCTCGCGTCCAGTGTATCGACGGATAGTATTCACCTACACACGCCAGTGTCTACTCCCAGTAGTGAAATTCTGCCTGAACTGAAG ATTACTCATCCTGCTGGCTGTTTTTCGCAGTTCATCAAATTCTTCGGCGAACAAATATTCATACTttggaaatatattttgttacagaaaagaattctatttTTCTCACCACCGCCCATCGGCGTCGTATGCTATAGAG TTTACTGCGCTTGTTGCCTTGGTAACCATTCTGTGATGGAATTATCAGGCAGAGAATGTAAACCTCATTTCTACGTCAATGTGGCCGATATCGAAACGTTAGAAACTGAAATGTCATATATAGCTT GCACAACGGAAAAGATCTTTGAATGTAAAACGCAACTTTACGACATTTATGTAGACAATCAAAACGTGCTGGCTCAGTCAGCAGCGCTGAAAGAGATATTACGAGTCAGTGATTCTGATCGTGACAAACTAGCAAAACTGAATAATCAAAG ATCTGCGTCATTATTTTCTCGAGAAGAACTTGGAGAAACTGATGCTCTCGATGAAGAGGACGTATTTACCGA gtttttctATGAACAGAATACGAAACTGTTTCAAACACTGCTGGATGTTTCGGCGTCACAGGATCGTCAGTTGACCGGTGATCATATGAAACTGATGGGACTCGACCCGGTCGGCGATCGACCATTCCTAATGGAATTAGTCGAAACGTATGGCATCGACGTGATGCTAATGGTGGACAATCCTTGTTGCCCTCGATGA
- the LOC141901807 gene encoding uncharacterized protein LOC141901807 — MNSKPNATSGDLTCGNDLKWNNDSIRLNEKLNEDTVSFPLIVKAKVGVNSADSDAKSVDVEDVYCILGMKDVDMVEAILQNTTASSSTPVAGREKLTKFTNLIKEINYSYFSKNQKFSIPIDMNSSFRVVPSRTPNYVYKTVADLAVDMPRFVKLGMDINIPEPKNVKLRKDDVVELLECVTGSVGDSFMCFRRSNRRKFKLNFDCIGNFTVVADEYYYASIKDMLSVSKNLPQRICYDDCLKIDEKESWLPDDKRTFVLMKTFTQRYAVCVKLSKYSLDDLQAFTTLHDLGSFTLFPTNTGSEHIARIEFSSADESFGAYQKLAKIFKNFNFQAKAIPVQDFIIPFGNDLRELPIDNWYEIKTSGKVQKVRAQLVNFLSLPRSKSRTPVSLQRPSSHIESADTDRNSGSSVRTNVSKDEVDCDFSSVEYTEPLHALEISHSLKKAEKRSTDEHQFLPLEKACHVKQPRDKPSFWRPAHVREIKPRAIVYPEQCKISSIKSRPDSENCTPLIVTDEEILDGYIYSVVPNWTHHSNPDDFDESRGKNRLKEILGDESSQLNLITQISDHSVAVKPFSNSDRKGIPEYLPSVTDSSSKQYRSPRDATPTTTATTSSRIKCLSDIPEDISSLSVNEVADVVKLHALHKLSDIILEEKIDGTIFRELTEEMLLDEPFNCNKFQVLKVKKLQIGHKTKY, encoded by the exons ATGAATTCGAAACCAAATGCTACCAGCGGTGATTTGACGTGTGGTAATGACCTCAAGTGGAATAATGATTCAATTAGGTTAAATGAAAAACTCAACGAAGACACGGTTTCATTTCCTCTGATTGTCAAAGCAAAGGTGGGTGTAAATTCAGCGGATTCCGACGCTAAATCCGTTGATGTCGAAGACGTGTACTGCATTCTTGGTATGAAAGATGTCGATATGGTCGAGGCCATCCTCCAAAATACTACCGCGTCTTCATCCACACCTGTGGCAGGAAGAGAGAAATTAACTAAATTTACTAATCTAATTAAAGAGATCaactattcatatttttcaaagaaCCAAAAGTTCAGCATTCCAATAGACATGAACTCTAGTTTCCGTGTTGTTCCATCGCGAACACCGAACTACGTTTACAAAACCGTTGCTGATTTGGCCGTAGATATGCCCCGGTTTGTAAAACTTGGAATGGATATCAATATTCCTGAgccaaaaaatgtaaaattacgTAAAGACGATGTCGTCGAATTATTGGAATGTGTCACAGGTTCTGTGGGTGATTCCTTTATGTGTTTTCGTCGGAGCAATCGGCGCAAGTTTAAGCTAAACTTTGACTGCATTGGAAATTTCACTGTTGTAGCGGACGAGTATTATTACGCGAGCATCAAAGACATGTTGAGTGTTTCGAAAAACCTTCCTCAGCGAATTTGTTACGACGACTGTTTAAAGATTGACGAAAAAGAATCGTGGTTGCCCGATGACAAGAGAACTTTCGTTCTGATGAAAACGTTTACGCAAAGATATGCCGTTTGTGTGAAATTATCGAAGTATAGCCTCGATGACTTACAAGCATTTACCACCTTGCACGATTTGGGATCATTTACGTTATTTCCCACAAATACTGGCAGCGAACACATTGCGAGGATCGAATTTTCAAGCGCCGACGAAAGTTTTGGTGCGTATCAAAAGCTGGCGAAAATTTtcaagaatttcaattttcaagcgaaggcTATTCCGGTTCAGGATTTTATTATACCGTTCGGAAACGACTTGAGAGAACTGCCAATTGATAATTGGTATGAAATCAAAACATCGGGCAAAGTACAaaaag tTCGAGCACAACTGGTGAACTTTCTATCATTGCCTAGGTCTAAATCGAGGACACCTGTTTCTCTTCAAAGGCCTAGCAGTCACATCGAATCAGCGGATACTGACCGAAATTCTGGATCTTCTGTTCGG ACTAACGTCTCCAAAGACGAAGTTGATTGTGATTTTTCTTCTGTGGAATATACCGAACCGTTACACGCGCTAGAAATATctcattcattgaaaaaagctGAAAAGCGATCAACGGATGAACACCAATTTCTTCCTTTAGAAAAAGCCTGCCATGTTAAACAGCCGAGAGACAAGCCATCATTTTGGCGACCCGCTCATGTGCGCGAGATTAAGCCGAGGGCTATCGTTTATCCAGAGCAATGCAAAATATCTTCAATTAAATCACGCCCAGATTCGGAGAATTGCACTCCTTTGATTGTGACAGACGAAGAGATATTAGACGGCTATATTTACTCCGTCGTTCCAAATTGGACACATCATTCCAATccagatgattttgatgaatcgaGAGGTAAAAATCGTCTCAAAGAGATTTTAGGCGACGAGTCTTCTCAACTAAACCTTATCACCCAAATATCAGACCATTCGGTGGCGGTAAAACCATTCTCTAATTCGGATCGCAAAGGAATTCCAGAATACTTGCCCTCCGTGACTGACTCGTCCTCCAAGCAGTATCGGTCGCCGCGCGATGCCACGCCAACAACGACGGCTACAACCTCATCAAGAATCAAATGTCTTAGTGACATCCCAGAAGATATATCTTCGTTATCTGTCAACGAGGTCGCCGATGTGGTCAAATTGCACGCATTGCATAAACTATCGGACATAATCCTAGAAGAAAAAATTGATGGTACCATTTTTCGAGAATTGACAGAAGAGATGCTTTTGGATGAACCGTTTAATTGCAACAAGTTCCAAGTGCTTAAAGTGAAGAAACTACAAATCGGGCACAAAACGAAATATTAA
- the LOC141901410 gene encoding DENN domain-containing protein 11-like isoform X2 — protein sequence MAEDEKSPLLDNFESNSVEYRGNNRDNTIRHRLHNNENRTGLPGHQDGVERGTISASTSASNLTDADYIVSIFVIAFDTRTGNMVEWCLPEDADLDGVEFKAMASGSHTLHRDFVYFRKGELYGLACFENMPVESEIERGARMKSVGILATSYTLLYRHMQFLETQVRHQLEIPGKYTQLKAFYNDKKGVLASSVSTDSIHLHTPVSTPSSEILPELKITHPAGCFSQFIKFFGEQIFILWKYILLQKRILFFSPPPIGVVCYRVYCACCLGNHSVMELSGRECKPHFYVNVADIETLETEMSYIACTTEKIFECKTQLYDIYVDNQNVLAQSAALKEILRVSDSDRDKLAKLNNQRSASLFSREELGETDALDEEDVFTEFFYEQNTKLFQTLLDVSASQDRQLTGDHMKLMGLDPVGDRPFLMELVETYGIDVMLMVDNPCCPR from the exons ATGGCTGAGGATGAGAAATCTCCGCTTTTGGACAATTTCGAGTCGAATTCTGTGGAATATCGGGGCAACAACAGGGATAATACCATCAGACATCGACTTCACAATAACGAAAATAGGACAGGATTGCCCGGCCACCAGGATGGGGTCGAACGCGGGACTATTAGCGCCAGTACATCGGCTTCCAATTTGACAGATGCGGATTATATAGTGTCAATATTTGTGATAGCTTTCGACACACGAACTG GTAACATGGTTGAGTGGTGCCTGCCAGAAGATGCCGACCTTGATGGGGTTGAATTTAAAGCTATGGCGAGTGGTTCACATACCCTTCACCGGGATTTTGT CTACTTCAGAAAAGGTGAACTTTATGGTTTGGCGTGTTTCGAAAATATGCCAGTCGAGAGCGAAATCGAAAGAGGTGCTAGAATGAAGTCTGTCGGTATACTGGCGACATCATACACTTTACTATACCGACATATGCAGTTTCTTGAAACTCAAGTACG GCATCAGTTAGAGATTCCAGGGAAATACACGCAATTGAAGGCATTTTACAACGATAAAAAAGGAGTGCTCGCGTCCAGTGTATCGACGGATAGTATTCACCTACACACGCCAGTGTCTACTCCCAGTAGTGAAATTCTGCCTGAACTGAAG ATTACTCATCCTGCTGGCTGTTTTTCGCAGTTCATCAAATTCTTCGGCGAACAAATATTCATACTttggaaatatattttgttacagaaaagaattctatttTTCTCACCACCGCCCATCGGCGTCGTATGCTATAGAG TTTACTGCGCTTGTTGCCTTGGTAACCATTCTGTGATGGAATTATCAGGCAGAGAATGTAAACCTCATTTCTACGTCAATGTGGCCGATATCGAAACGTTAGAAACTGAAATGTCATATATAGCTT GCACAACGGAAAAGATCTTTGAATGTAAAACGCAACTTTACGACATTTATGTAGACAATCAAAACGTGCTGGCTCAGTCAGCAGCGCTGAAAGAGATATTACGAGTCAGTGATTCTGATCGTGACAAACTAGCAAAACTGAATAATCAAAG ATCTGCGTCATTATTTTCTCGAGAAGAACTTGGAGAAACTGATGCTCTCGATGAAGAGGACGTATTTACCGA gtttttctATGAACAGAATACGAAACTGTTTCAAACACTGCTGGATGTTTCGGCGTCACAGGATCGTCAGTTGACCGGTGATCATATGAAACTGATGGGACTCGACCCGGTCGGCGATCGACCATTCCTAATGGAATTAGTCGAAACGTATGGCATCGACGTGATGCTAATGGTGGACAATCCTTGTTGCCCTCGATGA